In a single window of the Aminomonas paucivorans DSM 12260 genome:
- the pglZ gene encoding BREX-3 system phosphatase PglZ: MSSWRDQILGEFTPKVVRLTLVADPDGLLLEEGILEGIRERGFELIPFEDPIAFRYAYESKFRSRWDRGEHTDLVVVLRSQGSDLGGVPYDLLQAGRRLSFSLGDLFPNLSYPVVAALDRGDLDALYEAQQRHVPGLLGENATKEFVLRHVFEIAPELIKQPSDLLRVLLRRHYRGQRIPADLDGRFLQLLRQNNVFDDWPLETLVPDREVFFAFLQERWPVFLDREAAIGTSRVCQKKDPQEFSIHGPVALPFDHHDVRVYIDNLFVEGLLHSVPHEHADTLSKTWVAIGVRTVPFEDRFRRLGKLIDNLEVSIPAEDAKHTDWFHFARGWAEAILLAHDPAEAIPEMTSERIRALQAQVDAGFAGWLFKRYAGLVNLPPVPPVMLHHLPRFLARQMGEDRTAKMALIVVDGLALDQWLVVREALASKQPGLRFREQAVFAWAPSLTSVSRQATFSGKAPLFFPDSIQTTDKEPSLWAQFWADQGLMPHEVVYLKGLGDAGLENLSEALSHPRARVAGLVVDKVDKIMHGMEMGTAGMHNQVCQWAKQPYLNALLNLLLDRGFRVYLTSDHGNVEAIGCGRPSEGAVADLRGERVRVYPDAVLRGKVKERFPAALEWGTAGLPEDFFALLAPARQAFVQERQHTVSHGGVSVEELIVPLVQIERRSE, from the coding sequence ATGAGTAGCTGGCGCGATCAAATCCTGGGGGAATTCACCCCGAAGGTCGTCCGTTTGACCCTGGTGGCCGATCCGGACGGACTCCTCCTCGAAGAAGGGATTCTCGAAGGCATCCGCGAGCGGGGATTCGAGCTGATCCCGTTTGAAGATCCCATCGCGTTCCGTTACGCTTACGAGTCGAAGTTCCGCTCCCGCTGGGACCGGGGCGAGCACACGGACCTGGTCGTCGTGTTGCGCTCCCAGGGCAGCGACCTCGGAGGGGTGCCCTACGACCTCCTTCAGGCAGGGCGCAGGCTTTCCTTCAGCCTGGGCGACCTCTTCCCGAATCTGAGCTATCCGGTTGTGGCTGCTTTGGATCGCGGGGATCTGGACGCTTTGTATGAGGCGCAACAACGGCATGTCCCCGGTCTCCTGGGCGAGAACGCGACGAAGGAGTTCGTCCTCCGGCACGTCTTTGAAATCGCGCCCGAGCTGATCAAACAGCCATCGGACCTCCTGCGGGTGCTGCTGCGTCGTCACTACCGCGGACAGAGAATCCCGGCGGATCTCGATGGGCGCTTCCTCCAGCTTCTGCGCCAGAACAACGTCTTCGACGATTGGCCCCTCGAGACGCTGGTCCCGGATCGGGAGGTTTTTTTCGCCTTTCTCCAGGAGCGCTGGCCGGTTTTCCTGGATCGGGAAGCCGCCATCGGGACATCCAGGGTTTGCCAAAAGAAAGATCCCCAGGAGTTCTCCATCCACGGGCCTGTCGCACTTCCCTTCGACCATCATGATGTCCGGGTCTACATCGACAATCTCTTCGTTGAGGGGCTGCTGCACTCCGTTCCCCACGAGCATGCGGACACCCTGTCGAAAACGTGGGTGGCCATTGGAGTTCGGACCGTTCCCTTCGAAGACAGGTTCCGTCGTCTGGGCAAGCTGATCGACAATCTGGAGGTGTCCATTCCGGCCGAGGACGCGAAGCACACGGATTGGTTCCACTTTGCCCGCGGATGGGCGGAGGCGATCCTGCTGGCGCACGATCCGGCCGAGGCGATTCCCGAAATGACGAGCGAACGCATCCGGGCCTTGCAGGCACAGGTGGATGCCGGTTTTGCAGGTTGGCTCTTTAAGAGGTATGCGGGGCTTGTCAATCTGCCACCGGTGCCTCCGGTCATGTTGCATCACCTCCCGCGGTTTCTTGCCCGCCAAATGGGAGAAGACCGCACCGCCAAGATGGCACTGATCGTGGTGGACGGCCTTGCCTTGGACCAATGGCTGGTGGTCCGGGAAGCACTTGCCTCAAAACAGCCAGGACTGCGATTCCGAGAGCAGGCAGTCTTTGCCTGGGCCCCGTCTCTCACCTCTGTCTCGCGACAGGCGACCTTCTCTGGCAAGGCGCCGCTCTTTTTCCCGGACAGTATCCAGACCACGGACAAGGAGCCATCTCTCTGGGCGCAGTTTTGGGCGGATCAGGGGCTTATGCCCCATGAGGTTGTCTACCTCAAAGGGCTGGGGGACGCTGGGCTGGAGAACCTTTCCGAGGCGCTTTCTCATCCCCGGGCAAGGGTCGCCGGGCTGGTTGTGGACAAGGTCGACAAGATCATGCACGGGATGGAAATGGGTACCGCCGGGATGCACAACCAGGTGTGCCAATGGGCCAAGCAGCCGTACCTGAACGCACTCCTCAATTTGCTCTTGGATCGAGGTTTTCGCGTCTATCTGACTTCCGATCACGGCAACGTAGAGGCTATCGGTTGTGGTCGTCCCTCCGAAGGGGCTGTGGCGGATCTCCGCGGAGAACGAGTCCGCGTCTATCCCGACGCGGTCCTTCGCGGCAAAGTGAAGGAGCGCTTCCCTGCGGCGTTGGAATGGGGAACCGCGGGGCTCCCGGAGGATTTCTTTGCTCTGCTGGCCCCTGCTCGGCAGGCGTTTGTCCAAGAAAGGCAGCACACGGTGAGCCACGGAGGGGTTTCCGTGGAGGAACTCATCGTCCCTCTTGTCCAGATCGAGAGGCGGAGCGAATGA
- the nhaD gene encoding sodium:proton antiporter NhaD, translating into MYALMPLLFVLGILGVAFEERLRVNKAATALGLCILLWGVLLVDATGIFGNHPNPVIARLIQGFPNFAALPFHDQVYQFTEFALTQHLGDVSGTLFFVLGSMAIINLVDTHGGFQALSGRLTARNQRKLLWTASGVAFFLSALLGNLATVIVMVAILRKLVPDRDTRLVHACMLVIAANAGGAWSPIGDVTTLLLWTGENLTAGHQVVHVLPSSLAMLLVPLALATFQLPQDAPVARTTPEADGRISRRARDVVLLTALLSLALVPVLQSVLELPAFMGVLLGLVVLWVYTDRLYWHCPEEEMQALRVGGSFSRVDMTTVLFFLGILMAVGALETAGQLGDLSKLLNAWFPRPETIAFVLGICSSFLDNVALVAGTMGMYPVAHTGAFAANGVFWTFLAYCAVTGGSLLIIGSASGVTVMGLEKIPFSYYLKRFSPLAFLGYLAGAGVFFLVN; encoded by the coding sequence ATGTACGCGCTGATGCCTCTCCTCTTCGTCCTGGGGATCCTGGGGGTGGCCTTCGAGGAACGCCTCCGGGTGAACAAGGCCGCCACGGCCCTGGGGCTGTGCATCCTCCTCTGGGGGGTGCTCCTGGTGGACGCCACGGGGATCTTCGGAAACCACCCCAATCCGGTGATCGCCCGGCTCATCCAGGGCTTCCCCAACTTCGCGGCCCTGCCCTTCCACGACCAGGTGTACCAGTTCACCGAGTTCGCCCTGACCCAACACCTGGGGGACGTGTCGGGGACCCTGTTCTTCGTCCTGGGCTCCATGGCCATCATCAACCTGGTGGACACCCACGGGGGCTTCCAGGCCCTCTCGGGGCGCCTCACCGCCCGGAACCAGCGAAAACTCCTCTGGACGGCCTCCGGGGTCGCCTTCTTCCTCTCCGCCCTGCTGGGCAACCTGGCCACGGTGATCGTCATGGTGGCCATCCTGCGCAAGCTGGTGCCGGACCGGGACACCCGGCTGGTGCACGCCTGCATGCTGGTCATCGCCGCCAACGCAGGAGGGGCCTGGTCCCCCATCGGGGACGTGACCACCCTGCTGCTGTGGACCGGGGAAAACCTCACGGCGGGGCACCAGGTGGTCCACGTGCTCCCCTCCAGCCTGGCCATGCTGCTGGTGCCCCTGGCCCTGGCCACCTTCCAGCTGCCCCAGGACGCCCCGGTGGCCCGGACGACCCCGGAGGCGGACGGGCGAATTTCCCGGCGCGCCCGGGACGTGGTCCTCCTGACGGCCCTCCTGTCCCTGGCCCTGGTGCCGGTGCTCCAGAGCGTCCTGGAACTGCCCGCCTTCATGGGGGTGCTGCTGGGACTGGTGGTCCTGTGGGTCTACACGGACCGGCTCTACTGGCACTGCCCGGAGGAGGAGATGCAGGCCCTTCGGGTGGGGGGGTCCTTCTCCCGGGTGGACATGACCACGGTGCTCTTCTTCCTGGGGATCCTCATGGCCGTGGGGGCCCTGGAGACGGCGGGACAGTTGGGAGACCTGTCGAAGCTCCTCAACGCCTGGTTCCCCCGACCCGAGACCATCGCCTTCGTCCTGGGAATCTGCTCGTCCTTCCTGGACAACGTGGCCCTGGTGGCGGGGACCATGGGCATGTACCCCGTGGCCCACACGGGAGCCTTCGCCGCCAACGGGGTCTTCTGGACCTTCCTGGCCTACTGCGCCGTCACCGGAGGCAGCCTGCTCATCATCGGCTCCGCCTCGGGGGTCACGGTGATGGGCCTGGAGAAGATCCCCTTCTCCTACTACCTGAAGCGCTTCTCCCCCCTGGCTTTTCTGGGCTACCTAGCTGGCGCGGGGGTGTTCTTTCTGGTGAATTGA
- a CDS encoding FmdE family protein — protein sequence MVFLSTTLTEEQIRRAEEFHGHWCPGLAWGLRAAEWALREVGCAGDEDVVTVAETDMCGVDALQVLLSCTAGKGNLLIRNRGKVAFSFYRRGDGVSLRLVARTLPDPAEEETRTLRENPCRTAEQEARLGELRAARARRILELPLEELFERKETTEPVPPVAPMEPSVVCAACGEKVMETHARLRRGRVLCEACFETEMPRK from the coding sequence GTGGTTTTTCTGAGCACGACGCTTACGGAAGAACAGATCCGGCGGGCCGAGGAGTTCCACGGCCACTGGTGTCCCGGCCTGGCCTGGGGGCTTCGGGCGGCGGAGTGGGCCCTGCGGGAGGTGGGGTGCGCGGGGGACGAGGACGTGGTGACGGTGGCGGAGACGGACATGTGCGGCGTGGACGCCCTGCAGGTTCTGTTGAGCTGCACTGCGGGCAAGGGAAACCTGCTGATCCGCAACCGGGGCAAGGTGGCTTTCTCGTTCTACCGGAGGGGGGATGGGGTGTCCCTGCGCCTGGTGGCCCGGACTCTGCCGGACCCGGCGGAGGAGGAGACCCGGACCCTGAGGGAGAATCCCTGCCGAACGGCGGAGCAGGAGGCCCGGCTGGGGGAGCTGCGGGCGGCCCGGGCCCGCCGGATCCTGGAGTTGCCCCTGGAGGAACTCTTCGAGCGGAAGGAGACGACGGAACCGGTGCCGCCGGTGGCCCCCATGGAGCCTTCGGTGGTCTGCGCCGCCTGCGGGGAGAAGGTCATGGAGACCCACGCCCGGCTCCGTCGGGGTCGGGTGCTCTGCGAGGCCTGTTTCGAGACGGAGATGCCCCGAAAATAG